The following coding sequences are from one Kushneria phosphatilytica window:
- a CDS encoding J domain-containing protein, which produces MAESITASPLCWPMGKSRTLAEDRKRGRFGKRNASGWGLQELSVSEARGRVIEVLDRFTKPGQPYRVPSDTIVLSTNLSLRNDGMPRSGQREPTDPGVAVYFKLDGRQQCIPCDVYTRVADNIAAVADCLESLRTLERHDAQLMQAAFTGFAQLASPEASGRALWREVLSTNSNDLDEIRQAYRRAIKRAHPDHGGSSEQFAAVQQAWAKAQEEIGND; this is translated from the coding sequence ATGGCTGAATCGATCACCGCCAGCCCGCTTTGCTGGCCGATGGGTAAATCGCGAACGCTTGCCGAGGATCGCAAACGCGGTCGGTTCGGGAAACGCAATGCGAGCGGCTGGGGATTGCAGGAACTGAGCGTCTCCGAGGCACGCGGCCGGGTTATCGAAGTGCTCGACCGCTTCACAAAACCCGGCCAGCCGTATCGCGTACCCAGTGACACCATCGTGCTCAGTACCAACCTGTCACTGCGCAATGACGGTATGCCCCGCTCGGGCCAGCGTGAGCCGACAGACCCGGGCGTGGCGGTCTACTTCAAGCTCGACGGCCGCCAGCAATGCATCCCGTGCGATGTCTATACCCGCGTTGCCGACAATATAGCCGCGGTCGCCGACTGTCTTGAATCGCTCCGGACACTCGAGCGACACGATGCCCAGCTGATGCAGGCAGCATTCACCGGATTCGCCCAGCTGGCCTCACCGGAGGCATCCGGCCGGGCACTCTGGCGCGAAGTGCTGAGCACAAACAGCAATGATCTGGACGAGATCCGTCAGGCATACCGACGCGCCATCAAACGGGCGCACCCGGATCATGGTGGCAGCAGCGAGCAGTTTGCCGCAGTCCAGCAGGCATGGGCTAAGGCGCAAGAGGAAATCGGTAATGACTGA
- a CDS encoding helix-turn-helix domain-containing protein produces MAMESTEQKTITFGHWKADITERDGVRLAPREALYLMGVASGMTHKEIARANGVNPATVTNRLQSAYLKLAVWRSAGAVAEAMRRGWIAPLCLLLMFATVMSGQQQNLYRVRQPRNTRHELVRSVRSNRETA; encoded by the coding sequence ATGGCGATGGAAAGTACAGAACAGAAAACGATCACATTCGGGCACTGGAAGGCCGACATCACAGAGCGCGACGGCGTCCGCCTGGCACCTCGCGAAGCGCTGTACCTCATGGGCGTTGCTTCCGGCATGACACACAAGGAGATCGCCCGGGCAAACGGCGTGAATCCAGCGACGGTCACCAACCGCCTGCAGAGCGCATATCTGAAGCTGGCGGTTTGGAGAAGCGCTGGCGCAGTTGCCGAGGCCATGCGACGCGGCTGGATTGCCCCGCTCTGCCTGCTGCTCATGTTCGCGACGGTAATGAGCGGACAACAGCAAAACCTGTACCGCGTTCGTCAGCCACGCAATACACGGCATGAGCTGGTCCGGTCGGTCCGCTCGAACAGGGAGACCGCGTGA
- a CDS encoding S24 family peptidase, producing the protein MEKHIGNRIRERRIELGLTQPQLGEAVGKTKGTVSQWESGLTRPKGETLIQVADKLRVSERWLLYGDSENAAYPKYTDLPRQGENLSVQENRPVYVWDAPEDLPDGEYVIVPRVDVKLSAGTGELVFHEELKDQGNAYRIGWVRQHHLDPKKLITATVKGASMSPTLPDGASVTIDTRHNEVDDGKVYAIGYGDEVKIKRLYKRFDGSLILRSDNPDKTAHPDEIIQGDDLQFIRIIGRYVAHMYDGDI; encoded by the coding sequence ATGGAAAAGCATATTGGTAACCGAATACGCGAACGCCGGATTGAGCTGGGGCTCACGCAGCCCCAGTTGGGCGAAGCCGTGGGCAAGACAAAGGGAACTGTCAGCCAGTGGGAATCAGGGCTAACTCGTCCAAAGGGTGAAACTCTGATCCAGGTTGCCGATAAGTTGCGTGTATCTGAGCGATGGTTGCTCTACGGGGATAGTGAAAATGCTGCATACCCGAAATACACGGACCTACCCAGGCAGGGTGAAAATCTCTCCGTTCAGGAAAACCGGCCCGTGTACGTATGGGATGCACCGGAAGACCTGCCAGATGGCGAATACGTCATTGTTCCTCGCGTTGACGTGAAGCTGTCTGCGGGCACAGGAGAGCTTGTGTTCCATGAGGAGTTGAAAGATCAGGGCAACGCATACCGCATTGGCTGGGTTCGCCAGCACCACCTTGATCCCAAGAAGCTGATCACCGCCACCGTGAAGGGGGCAAGCATGTCCCCAACTCTTCCGGACGGCGCCTCGGTCACGATCGATACACGTCATAACGAAGTCGATGACGGGAAAGTCTATGCCATCGGGTATGGCGATGAAGTGAAGATCAAAAGGCTCTATAAGCGGTTCGATGGATCGCTGATATTGCGGTCAGACAATCCTGACAAGACCGCTCACCCGGATGAGATAATCCAGGGCGATGACCTCCAGTTCATTCGCATTATCGGTCGCTACGTAGCGCACATGTACGACGGCGACATTTAA
- a CDS encoding Cro/CI family transcriptional regulator, giving the protein MTKQDVIDHYGSVTETARALGRSKGAVSQWPPILPINLQYEIEGRTSGKLRADVMNDTAPEAVAQRG; this is encoded by the coding sequence ATGACCAAACAGGACGTGATCGATCATTACGGGTCGGTAACAGAGACGGCTCGAGCGTTGGGGCGCTCGAAAGGGGCCGTGAGTCAGTGGCCGCCGATTCTCCCGATCAACCTTCAGTACGAAATCGAAGGCCGTACCAGCGGCAAGCTTCGTGCTGACGTCATGAACGATACCGCTCCTGAGGCTGTGGCGCAGCGGGGCTGA
- a CDS encoding DnaT-like ssDNA-binding domain-containing protein, whose protein sequence is MSNERAFRGVWIPAEIWLSRELSLQEKVMLVEIDSLQHPDRGCFKSNSKLAEFFGLSASRVSEIISSLARKGFISIKTIRDGKRIVERRIYMADPFEKPNGGTRNPEEGIQDSEGGIRNPEEGYSGSQEERGSGFRGSVENSLSDASAADADQSGSADIFDRAQQLDDSGDQLTTGARQFRMTLDWQPDSALWQAECQRRGLSSDTGYSASELADFTAHHTDTGRRYGNHAWTSKFVRWVQENRKRESARQSQKPANNQTSGGSHAPRSQRPRQYQSAAEARRAAESGGQPVGETFDGDWAPGHG, encoded by the coding sequence ATGAGCAACGAACGTGCATTTCGCGGGGTCTGGATACCCGCTGAAATCTGGTTATCCCGTGAGCTGTCGCTACAGGAAAAGGTGATGCTGGTGGAGATCGACAGTCTCCAGCATCCGGATCGCGGCTGCTTTAAATCGAATAGCAAGCTGGCGGAGTTTTTCGGCCTCTCTGCATCCCGTGTCTCCGAAATCATCTCATCACTGGCGCGCAAGGGCTTCATCAGCATCAAGACCATCCGCGATGGCAAGCGGATTGTAGAGCGCCGGATCTATATGGCTGACCCATTCGAAAAACCGAATGGGGGTACTCGGAATCCCGAAGAGGGTATTCAGGATTCCGAAGGGGGTATTCGAAATCCCGAAGAGGGGTATTCGGGATCCCAGGAAGAGAGGGGTTCAGGGTTTAGGGGTTCAGTAGAGAACTCTCTCTCTGACGCAAGCGCAGCAGATGCTGATCAATCCGGCTCCGCTGACATCTTCGACCGTGCCCAACAGCTCGACGACAGCGGCGATCAGCTGACGACCGGTGCCCGTCAGTTCCGAATGACCCTCGACTGGCAGCCCGACTCAGCCCTCTGGCAGGCCGAGTGTCAGCGTCGCGGTTTGTCCTCCGATACCGGATACAGCGCATCCGAGCTGGCGGACTTCACTGCCCATCACACCGACACCGGTCGCCGCTACGGCAATCACGCCTGGACATCGAAGTTTGTCCGCTGGGTGCAGGAAAACCGCAAGCGTGAATCCGCACGCCAGAGCCAGAAGCCAGCCAACAATCAGACCTCCGGAGGTAGCCATGCACCTCGCAGCCAACGTCCTCGACAGTATCAATCCGCAGCAGAAGCACGCCGCGCAGCCGAGTCAGGCGGCCAACCAGTCGGAGAGACATTCGACGGGGACTGGGCGCCGGGTCATGGCTGA
- a CDS encoding replication protein P yields MAEDMDHLFDAMRSMFGNRFTSQWGAYDEGGVWLGELTHLTPRLLELGIGKLRARVRDAARSGDEAWPPQPLEFAALCEPTAEDLGMPSVDRAWREANGHAHDPEGHRWSHPAVRMAGQSIGWIEIHGTTAASRRERLEKRFAREYQALVNRVMAGEQLEARGLLENDNDRSPAELAKRAGEERAAAAASEYGHRMTGEQGIRSLRAALGGR; encoded by the coding sequence ATGGCTGAGGACATGGATCACCTGTTTGACGCCATGCGTTCGATGTTCGGCAACCGGTTTACCAGCCAGTGGGGCGCATATGACGAGGGCGGCGTGTGGCTCGGTGAACTGACACACCTGACGCCGCGACTACTGGAGCTGGGCATCGGCAAGCTGCGGGCACGGGTGCGGGACGCTGCCCGGTCTGGTGATGAGGCCTGGCCGCCTCAGCCGCTGGAGTTCGCTGCACTCTGCGAACCGACCGCCGAGGATCTGGGAATGCCGAGCGTTGACCGGGCTTGGCGGGAAGCCAACGGCCATGCCCATGACCCCGAAGGGCACCGCTGGTCGCATCCGGCCGTTCGAATGGCTGGCCAGTCCATTGGCTGGATTGAGATACACGGCACGACAGCCGCCAGCCGCCGGGAGCGCCTCGAAAAGCGTTTCGCCCGGGAATATCAGGCGCTGGTCAATCGCGTCATGGCGGGCGAACAGTTGGAGGCTCGCGGGCTGCTGGAGAACGACAACGATCGGTCACCGGCGGAACTGGCCAAGCGAGCAGGCGAGGAGCGGGCAGCAGCAGCCGCGAGTGAATATGGGCATCGCATGACAGGCGAGCAGGGTATCAGGTCACTGCGCGCCGCACTGGGGGGACGATAA
- a CDS encoding helix-turn-helix domain-containing protein encodes MATPIGTPSGAETKRAAFDAHRRSGGISRQQLRVMKALANCREGALTRQQLSARIPMPLTSVCGRVRELLDAGHLELGEQERRSDGPARSRVQLTNAGYDALELMLEAQEES; translated from the coding sequence ATGGCAACACCAATCGGAACGCCGTCAGGCGCGGAGACCAAGCGCGCTGCTTTCGACGCTCACCGGCGTTCGGGCGGCATTAGTCGGCAGCAACTGCGTGTGATGAAAGCGTTGGCCAACTGCCGGGAGGGCGCTCTGACCCGCCAGCAACTGTCTGCGCGGATCCCGATGCCGCTGACCAGCGTGTGTGGGCGGGTTCGTGAATTGCTCGATGCCGGGCATCTGGAGCTGGGTGAGCAGGAGCGTCGTTCGGATGGTCCGGCACGGTCGCGGGTACAGCTGACGAATGCGGGGTATGACGCGCTGGAGCTGATGCTTGAAGCGCAGGAGGAGTCATGA
- a CDS encoding VRR-NUC domain-containing protein: MSVPAKTPTRKPSRRAPKRQRVDWEGQEQAVLIRWLYGERQRQSIVGPAYAATYAVPNGGSRHKLEAANMKKQGVRAGVSDLVIAVPRGGYHGLYLEFKATPPRDAALADSQREWLTLAEEQGYCSVLARGLEEAKATIREYMSRPATRVLGKREPLKVGSDWR, translated from the coding sequence ATGTCGGTACCCGCGAAGACGCCCACTCGCAAACCCAGCCGCCGGGCACCCAAACGGCAGCGCGTCGACTGGGAGGGGCAGGAGCAGGCCGTGCTGATTCGCTGGCTCTACGGCGAGCGGCAGCGCCAGTCGATTGTTGGCCCAGCCTACGCCGCCACATATGCAGTCCCGAATGGTGGCAGCCGTCACAAGTTGGAAGCGGCCAACATGAAAAAGCAGGGCGTTCGCGCCGGCGTCAGCGATCTGGTTATTGCGGTACCGCGGGGTGGGTATCACGGCCTGTATCTCGAATTCAAAGCGACGCCGCCCCGGGATGCTGCGCTGGCGGACTCTCAGCGGGAATGGCTGACGCTGGCAGAAGAGCAGGGCTATTGCTCGGTGCTTGCTCGCGGGCTGGAAGAAGCGAAGGCGACGATCCGGGAGTACATGAGCAGACCGGCGACTAGAGTGCTTGGCAAGCGGGAACCACTGAAAGTGGGGTCGGACTGGAGATAG